DNA from Aliarcobacter butzleri:
CCACTTGATTCAAACCTTTTTATACTTCCAAGACTTACTCCACTTTTGTTGGAAAGTCCTTCTTGTGTTAGATTTAAAGATAATCTTTTTTGTTTGAATTTATCTTTTAAATCTTGCATTATAGATTTTGGAGTTGAGATATTAATAGCTAACATATTAATCCTAAAATAGATATTTTACTTATTATAGCTAAAATATTATCTATTAATACTTTTATTCTAAAACTTTATTCTTATAATATATTTTTTTTGGCTATACTTTGAACTATCTAATCGAAAACTTACAAAGAAAGAACAAAAAATCAATGAATCTATTATCAAAAAATAGCCCCGTAGAAAAATCAATTTTAAAAATGAAAGCTGTATTAAATGATGTTGGTTGTGAAGCCTCATTTTCACAAGAAAAAAATCCTTTAAAAAACTGCTTTTCAGTAAACTTAGCTTCAAATGAAGCACCAAATCATATCTATTCAAATGGAAAAGGTGTTATTTCACAAGCTTCAATAGCAAGTGCTTATGGTGAGTATATCGAAAGATTACAAACGAACAACTTTTTTATAGATTTTCATCTTCCAAATAGAAAATATTATCCAGATGAAGTTGCTTTTGAATTTGGAGGAGATTATTTAAATAAAGAATTAAAAAAGATTTATAACCCAAATAAAGATTTAGAAGATAAAGATTTAGTTGATTTTAACAGTGATTATATGGATAAAATAGTTGCTCTTCCTTTTATAAATCAAACAAATAGTAAAAAAACATATATTCCAATAAATAT
Protein-coding regions in this window:
- a CDS encoding helix-turn-helix domain-containing protein translates to MLAINISTPKSIMQDLKDKFKQKRLSLNLTQEGLSNKSGVSLGSIKRFESSGEISFESLLKVALVLNCLDDFKNIANEKDEQYESMEDLLKIKPIKKRGAIK